From Cumulibacter manganitolerans, one genomic window encodes:
- a CDS encoding cation diffusion facilitator family transporter, whose amino-acid sequence MTTSEGTTSEGTIAPDLPPSEHKPDKPESLLTVLIALTANTLIAIAKSIVGAITGSASMIAEAAHSWADTGNEIFLLVAERRSAKPADKTHPLGYGREAYVWSMIAAFGLFSAGSIVSIWHGVTQLTAEEPEASYTWAYVVLGISFVLEGISFLQAWRTARGAARRLGMHPVHFISATSNPTLRAVFAEDAAALIGLLIAGLGIGLHQLTGNAVWDAVGSILVGVLLGIVAIFLIGRNRDFLTGQVVSEDLRQRAMDELLREPSIEAVSFLYLVYVGPSRILLIAAVDLIGDLRESELAREVQEIEDRLNERDIIERAILTLSAPGQKPGL is encoded by the coding sequence GTGACGACATCCGAGGGAACGACATCCGAGGGAACGATCGCGCCGGATCTGCCGCCGTCCGAGCACAAGCCCGACAAGCCGGAGAGCCTGCTGACGGTGCTGATCGCGCTGACCGCGAACACCCTGATCGCGATCGCCAAGTCGATCGTCGGTGCGATCACCGGCTCGGCGTCGATGATCGCCGAGGCCGCACACTCCTGGGCCGACACCGGCAACGAGATCTTCCTGCTCGTCGCGGAACGGCGCTCGGCGAAACCGGCCGACAAGACACACCCGCTCGGCTACGGGCGTGAGGCCTACGTCTGGTCGATGATCGCGGCGTTCGGCCTGTTCAGCGCGGGCTCGATCGTGTCGATCTGGCACGGCGTCACGCAGCTGACGGCGGAGGAGCCGGAAGCCAGCTATACCTGGGCGTACGTCGTCCTGGGGATCTCGTTCGTCCTGGAGGGGATCTCGTTCCTGCAGGCCTGGCGAACGGCGAGGGGAGCGGCGCGCCGGCTCGGCATGCACCCCGTGCACTTCATCAGCGCGACGTCCAACCCGACCCTCCGGGCTGTCTTCGCCGAGGACGCCGCGGCCCTTATCGGCCTGCTCATCGCCGGTCTGGGCATCGGCCTGCACCAGCTCACCGGCAACGCCGTCTGGGACGCCGTGGGCTCGATCCTCGTGGGCGTCCTGCTCGGCATCGTCGCGATCTTCCTCATTGGCCGCAACCGCGACTTCCTCACGGGCCAGGTGGTCAGCGAGGACCTGCGGCAGCGGGCGATGGACGAGCTGCTGCGCGAGCCGTCGATCGAGGCCGTCTCCTTCCTCTACCTGGTGTACGTCGGGCCCTCGCGGATCCTTCTGATCGCGGCCGTGGACCTGATCGGCGATCTGCGCGAGTCGGAGCTGGCTCGCGAGGTGCAGGAGATCGAGGACCGGCTCAACGAGCGCGACATCATCGAGCGCGCGATCCTGACGCTCAGCGCTCCCGGACAGAAGCCGGGACTGTGA